One segment of Pseudobythopirellula maris DNA contains the following:
- a CDS encoding DUF58 domain-containing protein, which yields MAAGEMKLTDPQFIQRLESLYLLARKVLGGSLQADRKSVKKGAGVTFADYSEYYYGADFRAIDWRVFARFETLVVKLFELEEDATIYLLMDCSQSMASKFPYAKQLTAALAYIALSSLDRVAIYGLGDGLTPVLEPCRGRAKALAMLRGLEDAPLLEGDTRFNLAARQFRARHARRGLVVAISDFLFPEGFEEGLKFLGYHGHEVYALQVQDEGDTRCELRGDVDLECVETDARLRVTVSPREARLYEEAVAEWNESLRRCCVRLGVGLAATTPEAPFERVVQDILRRGGLVA from the coding sequence ATGGCCGCTGGCGAGATGAAACTGACCGACCCGCAGTTCATCCAGCGGCTGGAGTCGCTCTACCTGCTTGCGCGCAAGGTCCTCGGCGGCTCGTTGCAGGCCGACCGCAAGAGCGTGAAGAAGGGCGCCGGCGTCACCTTCGCCGACTACTCGGAGTACTACTACGGCGCCGACTTCCGGGCGATCGACTGGCGGGTGTTCGCCCGCTTCGAGACGCTGGTCGTCAAGCTGTTCGAATTGGAGGAAGACGCCACGATCTACCTGCTGATGGATTGTAGCCAGTCGATGGCGTCGAAGTTTCCTTACGCCAAGCAGCTGACCGCCGCGCTCGCCTACATCGCGCTGAGCTCGCTCGATCGTGTGGCGATCTACGGCTTGGGCGACGGGCTCACGCCGGTGCTCGAGCCGTGCCGCGGGCGCGCCAAGGCGTTGGCCATGCTGCGCGGTCTCGAAGACGCCCCGCTCTTGGAAGGCGACACGCGTTTCAACCTGGCGGCGCGCCAGTTCCGCGCCCGCCACGCCCGCCGCGGGCTGGTCGTGGCGATCTCCGACTTCTTGTTCCCCGAGGGCTTTGAAGAGGGCCTCAAGTTCCTCGGCTACCACGGCCACGAGGTCTACGCCCTGCAGGTGCAGGACGAGGGCGACACGCGGTGCGAGCTGCGCGGCGACGTCGACCTGGAGTGCGTGGAGACCGACGCCCGGCTGCGGGTGACGGTCTCGCCCCGCGAGGCCCGCCTGTACGAGGAGGCCGTCGCCGAGTGGAACGAGTCTCTCCGCCGCTGCTGCGTTCGGCTCGGTGTGGGCCTCGCCGCGACCACGCCCGAGGCGCCGTTCGAGCGAGTGGTGCAAGACATCCTGCGTCGCGGGGGGCTGGTCGCTTGA
- a CDS encoding vWA domain-containing protein has protein sequence MTFASPAMLWSLLAIAPLVAVYLLRVRPRKRPTTAYFLWEKIFHEKQSTRLWRRLRGLLSLLLMALAFAAVAFALAEPRWSDAPRPDLLLLIDNSASMNAEEGGATRLEMAKERARDLVRALDGVQRAAVATAADRLRYCSHLSDNPRELLAAIDAIGPTNEAFRTAALPQPKQDDEAPSTEAPSPEVEQTEVDETTATQDAPPAEEADAATQRRVLLLSDGVLGGAETPAEVELVRVGSPRPNVGVVAADLAFTPGSVSQLSFYYQIASTHESMVSVDLLLYHEHPNDQSAGGRTLAKVIPLDVAPGLNAPRVMTVDGAEPGRWVAELDIDSLVRASTEKGAGATGLSDSLAADNTAWLVARRPDPITMSVATDERYFLEQGVLAFDRTEGGLRLVESGGEVVLAVGAADARDGEEDSAATIVFSPDGESRWWSSLGEEIEVAAPRVLIEGHPLLRGLDPLSIRYAGARQIEPPAGAQVLVASETGAPLIYTARDSGAAAVVVNLDPVAAEFYYSAWFPVLTHSAAHHLVGREEPLLAVYRPGDTPRLPVPDTTTGAELIDPLGDAHVVQGAVVPALASLGFYDARLDDEAWPLACGLLSAGETLLSPPQADPDTPAVDVASGSPPSTWLVALALLAVSAESLLYHRRKVG, from the coding sequence TTGACATTCGCCTCGCCCGCCATGCTCTGGTCGCTGCTGGCGATCGCGCCGCTCGTTGCGGTCTACCTGCTGAGGGTGCGTCCGCGCAAGCGGCCGACGACCGCCTACTTCTTGTGGGAGAAGATCTTCCACGAGAAGCAGTCGACCCGGCTCTGGCGGCGGCTGCGGGGGCTGCTGTCGCTGTTGCTGATGGCGCTCGCGTTCGCGGCCGTGGCGTTCGCCTTGGCCGAGCCGCGTTGGAGCGACGCCCCCCGCCCCGACCTGCTGCTGCTGATCGACAACAGCGCCTCGATGAACGCCGAGGAGGGAGGCGCCACGCGGTTGGAAATGGCCAAGGAGCGGGCCCGAGACTTGGTTCGCGCGCTCGACGGCGTGCAACGCGCGGCGGTGGCGACCGCCGCCGACCGGCTGCGGTACTGCTCGCACTTGAGCGACAACCCCCGCGAACTGCTCGCGGCGATCGACGCCATCGGCCCCACGAACGAGGCGTTCCGCACCGCGGCCCTTCCCCAGCCGAAGCAAGATGACGAGGCCCCGTCTACCGAGGCGCCGTCCCCCGAGGTTGAGCAAACCGAGGTCGACGAAACCACAGCGACGCAAGACGCCCCCCCCGCTGAAGAAGCCGACGCCGCGACACAGCGGCGGGTGCTATTGCTTAGCGACGGCGTGCTCGGCGGCGCCGAGACGCCCGCCGAGGTCGAGCTCGTCCGCGTCGGATCGCCACGTCCGAATGTCGGCGTCGTGGCCGCCGACCTTGCCTTTACTCCCGGCAGCGTGTCGCAGTTGAGTTTCTACTACCAAATCGCCTCGACGCACGAATCGATGGTGAGCGTCGACCTGTTGCTTTACCACGAGCATCCCAACGACCAAAGCGCCGGAGGCCGGACGCTGGCGAAGGTCATCCCGCTCGACGTCGCGCCGGGGCTCAACGCACCGCGGGTCATGACGGTCGACGGCGCCGAGCCGGGCCGCTGGGTCGCCGAACTCGACATCGACTCGCTCGTAAGAGCCTCTACGGAGAAGGGCGCTGGTGCGACAGGGCTGAGCGACAGCCTCGCGGCCGACAACACGGCGTGGCTCGTCGCCCGCCGGCCTGATCCGATCACGATGAGTGTCGCCACCGACGAACGCTATTTCCTTGAACAAGGGGTGCTGGCGTTCGACCGCACCGAGGGGGGGCTGCGGCTCGTTGAAAGCGGCGGCGAGGTCGTGCTCGCCGTGGGCGCCGCCGACGCTCGCGACGGCGAGGAAGACTCCGCCGCTACGATCGTGTTCAGCCCTGATGGCGAGTCGCGTTGGTGGAGCAGTCTTGGCGAAGAGATCGAGGTCGCGGCGCCGCGTGTCTTGATCGAGGGTCATCCCTTGTTGCGTGGTCTCGACCCGCTGTCGATCCGATACGCCGGCGCTCGCCAGATCGAACCGCCCGCCGGCGCGCAGGTTCTGGTCGCCTCGGAGACCGGCGCGCCGCTCATTTATACGGCCCGAGACTCGGGCGCCGCTGCCGTGGTGGTGAACCTCGACCCCGTGGCGGCCGAGTTTTACTACAGCGCTTGGTTCCCGGTTCTCACTCACTCGGCGGCGCACCATTTGGTCGGTCGCGAAGAGCCGCTGCTCGCCGTTTACCGCCCGGGAGATACGCCCCGGCTGCCCGTTCCCGATACCACAACCGGCGCCGAGCTGATCGATCCTTTGGGCGATGCGCATGTCGTCCAAGGCGCCGTGGTCCCCGCCTTGGCGTCGCTCGGCTTCTACGATGCGCGGCTCGATGACGAGGCATGGCCGCTTGCTTGCGGCCTGCTCAGTGCGGGCGAGACCCTGCTCTCGCCGCCTCAGGCCGATCCGGACACCCCCGCCGTCGACGTGGCGAGCGGCTCGCCCCCCTCCACGTGGTTGGTCGCGCTCGCCTTGTTGGCCGTGTCGGCCGAGTCGCTCCTCTATCACCGTCGCAAGGTAGGTTGA
- a CDS encoding VWA domain-containing protein codes for MELLSLEPLIWLSAILLLVAALRYSLVDLPMWRQALSVGLRALAIVALVLGLCRPYWLSPGEDLHVNFLVDVSDSVDPDAIDNAADRVAASIEALHPGDGWSLFAVGAEARPLDSPERLKELTAGWREGGPSGGMRGESRLAEAMLETRLAFPAGKTRRVVLMTDGRETAGALHGAIDQLAEERTDVRLARLDTLAEAEASVVSFEAASPIAYQGEVIRLRAKAAANRTMQAEARLVRDGVVESKRTITLKPGEPTPVDFDVEARSAGAARYSVEIVPEEDRFPLNNRASTAVEVRGKPRLLVLHEKPRDMRPLRRALEQQGLELDVRGRLGLPGSIEEMLAFEAIVLADLPATDLSPRQMDALKRYVIDYGGALAMLGSENSFGLGGYFKTPVEEVLPLVSRFEKEKEKPSLAMVLVIDKSGSMQGAPIALARQAAKAAAELLSLRDLIGVVGFDGQPHTISELRSAGDIDAIHGSIDSLQAGGGTYLYPAMVQARDMLETAPAKIRHMIVLSDGHTQPADHHSLAQEASDAGVTVSTVALGAADKQLLASIADIGHGRYYETDDPSNVPQIFTKETMQASKSAIKEDLYAAVRTGDHPMLSGFGEDDLPFSLGYVMTEAKPTAQLLLAAETGDPLLAVGRYGLGTGLAFTCDLTERWGGEWLAWGDCGKFWAQVIRGVLRKAYAEGLLVHAEAHGELWRIDVTRRDESGAPVGGLVWDAAVTDQYGAQTPVEVHEVGLGRYSAEVPLGGAERLSMRLLDTEFGKLKVLHWQRPYPAEYALLSKADPSLEGLAGFSPDTLREGLEPEPQREPVAPYCYFTALALLLAGVLVRRL; via the coding sequence GTGGAACTCCTCTCCCTCGAACCGCTGATCTGGCTGTCGGCCATCTTGCTGCTGGTCGCGGCGTTGCGCTACAGCTTGGTCGACCTGCCGATGTGGCGACAAGCGCTGTCGGTGGGGCTGCGGGCCTTGGCGATCGTGGCGTTGGTGCTCGGCCTCTGCCGTCCGTACTGGCTCTCGCCGGGCGAAGACCTGCACGTGAACTTCCTGGTCGACGTGAGCGATTCGGTCGACCCGGACGCCATCGACAACGCGGCCGATCGGGTCGCCGCCTCGATCGAGGCGCTCCATCCGGGAGACGGCTGGTCGCTGTTCGCCGTCGGCGCCGAGGCCCGGCCGCTCGACTCGCCCGAGCGGCTGAAGGAGCTCACCGCCGGGTGGCGCGAGGGAGGCCCGAGCGGCGGCATGCGGGGCGAGTCTCGCTTGGCCGAGGCGATGCTCGAGACGCGTCTCGCGTTCCCCGCCGGCAAGACGCGTCGCGTGGTGCTGATGACCGACGGCCGCGAGACCGCCGGCGCGCTGCACGGGGCGATCGATCAATTGGCCGAGGAGCGGACCGACGTGCGGCTCGCCCGCCTCGACACCCTCGCCGAGGCCGAGGCGAGCGTCGTCTCGTTCGAGGCGGCTTCGCCGATCGCCTACCAGGGCGAGGTGATCCGCCTGCGGGCCAAGGCCGCCGCCAACCGCACGATGCAGGCCGAGGCGCGACTCGTGCGTGACGGCGTCGTCGAGAGCAAGCGGACCATCACACTCAAGCCCGGCGAACCGACTCCGGTCGATTTTGATGTCGAGGCGCGTTCGGCGGGGGCGGCCCGTTACAGCGTTGAGATCGTCCCGGAGGAGGACCGCTTCCCGCTCAACAACCGGGCGTCGACCGCGGTCGAAGTGCGCGGCAAGCCGCGTTTGCTCGTGCTCCACGAGAAGCCGCGCGACATGCGGCCGCTGCGTCGCGCGCTCGAGCAACAAGGGCTGGAGCTCGACGTGCGTGGTCGCCTGGGCCTGCCCGGGTCGATCGAAGAGATGCTGGCGTTCGAGGCGATCGTGCTGGCCGACCTGCCGGCGACCGACCTCTCGCCGCGTCAGATGGACGCGCTCAAGCGTTACGTGATCGACTACGGCGGGGCGTTGGCGATGCTCGGCTCGGAGAACAGCTTTGGGTTGGGGGGCTACTTCAAGACCCCGGTCGAAGAGGTCTTGCCGCTCGTCTCAAGGTTCGAGAAGGAGAAAGAAAAGCCCTCGCTCGCCATGGTGCTCGTCATCGACAAGTCGGGATCGATGCAGGGGGCGCCGATCGCGCTGGCCCGCCAAGCCGCCAAGGCGGCCGCCGAGCTGCTGAGCCTGCGCGACCTGATCGGCGTGGTCGGCTTCGACGGCCAGCCCCACACGATCTCCGAGCTGCGATCGGCAGGCGACATCGACGCGATACACGGCTCGATCGATTCGCTGCAAGCGGGCGGCGGCACGTACCTTTACCCCGCCATGGTCCAGGCCCGTGACATGCTCGAGACCGCGCCCGCCAAGATCCGCCACATGATCGTGCTGAGCGACGGCCACACCCAGCCGGCCGACCATCACAGCTTGGCGCAAGAGGCTTCGGACGCCGGCGTGACCGTTTCCACGGTCGCGCTCGGCGCCGCCGACAAGCAGCTCTTGGCGAGCATCGCCGATATCGGCCACGGCCGTTACTACGAGACCGACGACCCCTCGAACGTGCCGCAGATCTTCACCAAGGAGACGATGCAGGCCAGCAAGTCGGCGATCAAGGAGGACCTTTACGCCGCCGTGCGCACGGGCGACCATCCGATGCTCAGCGGTTTCGGCGAAGACGACCTGCCTTTCTCGCTCGGCTACGTGATGACCGAGGCCAAGCCGACGGCCCAATTGCTGCTGGCCGCGGAGACGGGCGACCCGCTGCTGGCGGTCGGTCGCTACGGCCTGGGGACCGGGCTTGCCTTCACCTGCGACCTCACGGAGCGATGGGGGGGCGAATGGCTCGCTTGGGGCGACTGCGGCAAGTTTTGGGCGCAGGTTATTCGTGGCGTCCTCCGCAAAGCGTACGCCGAGGGCCTGCTAGTCCACGCCGAGGCCCATGGAGAGCTCTGGCGGATCGACGTCACACGGCGCGACGAGTCGGGCGCCCCCGTGGGGGGTCTTGTCTGGGATGCCGCGGTCACCGACCAGTACGGCGCCCAAACTCCGGTCGAGGTGCACGAGGTGGGCCTGGGCCGCTACTCGGCCGAAGTCCCGCTCGGGGGCGCCGAGCGGCTCAGCATGCGGCTGCTCGACACGGAGTTCGGCAAACTCAAAGTGCTGCATTGGCAACGCCCGTACCCGGCCGAATACGCGCTATTGAGCAAAGCGGACCCGTCGCTTGAAGGGCTTGCGGGGTTCTCTCCCGATACGCTTCGCGAGGGTCTCGAGCCCGAGCCGCAGCGCGAACCGGTAGCCCCTTACTGCTACTTCACGGCTCTCGCGTTGCTGCTGGCGGGCGTGTTGGTGCGGCGGCTGTGA
- a CDS encoding XylR family transcriptional regulator: MLTPPQYRVALLVETARVFGRDLLRGIARYSHEHGPWSFHISPGDYEQVVPKMHQWGGTGIIARIPNQRVAAKILEAGVPTIAVGLTDEQLSEDNPLHSLSEVSSDAAEVSRMVADYFLERQFRWMAYVGIGDREWSKRRELAFRDYLGTHGIEPIAYEPPTKPRQQVWEREQSVLAEWIRELPKPIGVFACDDDRGREVLEACALAGVEVPGDVAVVGVDNDKVFCDLADPPLSSVSLNIETAGYRAAALLDGLMSGNIDRAQAIKVDALGIVTRRSSEIVVVEDNDVSAALQIIHSRQGVGITVKSIVDELNVSRRSLEKRFRQSLGRSILDEVQTVRLENSKRLLLETTYSVSQVARLAGFGSTGYFIQFFQCRMGCTPGAFRADMTP; the protein is encoded by the coding sequence ATGCTCACACCGCCTCAATACCGCGTTGCTTTGCTCGTTGAAACGGCGCGCGTGTTCGGGCGAGATCTTTTGAGGGGAATCGCTCGCTACTCACACGAGCACGGGCCCTGGAGCTTTCACATCAGCCCGGGCGACTACGAGCAGGTTGTCCCGAAGATGCACCAGTGGGGCGGCACCGGCATCATCGCCCGCATCCCCAATCAACGCGTTGCCGCCAAGATCCTTGAGGCCGGGGTGCCGACCATCGCCGTTGGGCTGACCGACGAGCAGCTCTCCGAGGACAACCCGCTGCACTCGTTGTCGGAAGTGAGTTCTGACGCAGCCGAGGTTTCGCGGATGGTGGCGGACTACTTCTTGGAGCGTCAGTTCCGGTGGATGGCCTACGTCGGGATCGGCGACCGGGAGTGGTCCAAGCGTCGAGAGCTGGCGTTCCGCGATTACCTGGGTACTCACGGCATCGAGCCGATCGCCTACGAGCCGCCAACCAAGCCCCGGCAGCAGGTTTGGGAGCGGGAACAGTCCGTGTTGGCGGAATGGATACGCGAATTGCCTAAGCCCATCGGCGTGTTCGCCTGCGACGACGACCGGGGCCGCGAGGTGCTCGAGGCCTGCGCCCTCGCCGGCGTTGAGGTCCCGGGCGACGTGGCCGTGGTGGGCGTCGACAACGACAAGGTTTTTTGTGACCTCGCCGACCCGCCGCTCTCGAGCGTGTCGCTCAACATCGAGACCGCGGGCTACCGAGCCGCCGCGTTGCTCGACGGCCTGATGTCGGGGAACATCGACCGCGCGCAAGCGATCAAGGTCGACGCACTGGGCATCGTCACACGCCGCTCGAGTGAGATCGTGGTGGTGGAAGACAACGATGTCTCCGCCGCCTTGCAGATCATCCACTCGCGTCAGGGGGTGGGGATCACGGTCAAATCGATTGTCGATGAGCTCAACGTCTCGCGGCGGAGCCTCGAAAAGCGATTCCGTCAATCACTCGGTCGCAGCATTCTCGACGAGGTGCAAACGGTGCGGCTCGAGAATTCCAAGCGTTTGTTGCTCGAAACCACCTATTCGGTATCGCAGGTGGCGCGGCTCGCAGGGTTCGGGTCGACAGGCTATTTCATCCAGTTCTTTCAGTGCCGCATGGGTTGCACGCCAGGCGCCTTCCGTGCGGACATGACCCCCTAG
- a CDS encoding mannonate dehydratase translates to MKLGMGLYRHMLNRDNYRFARQCGATHLVIHLVDYFRGHPDNPTGDQPTGGDRGWGLAGDPDRLWTVEEIVRVRDEAAAEGLTLEAIENFDPAHWHDVLLDGPQRDAHIENVKTLIRRVGESGTPIFGYNFSIAGVCGRVTGPYARGSATSVGMDGPYDKPMPLGMAWNMTVDPAAPQGDAPAATHDELWGRFQRFLDEVMPVAEESGVRLALHPDDPPMEFMRGQPRLVHRPELYQRVIDMRPSPSNQLEFCVGTIAEMPDSDVYDATERYAAQGKIGYVHLRNIAGKAPHYHETFVDDGEVDVPRVLSLLHRNHFQGVIIPDHAPQMTCDAPWHAGMAYAMGYLRAAIDAVLAESAEPSLA, encoded by the coding sequence ATGAAACTTGGAATGGGGCTCTACCGCCACATGCTCAACCGGGACAACTACCGCTTCGCCCGCCAGTGCGGTGCGACGCACCTAGTGATCCACCTGGTCGACTACTTCCGCGGCCACCCCGACAACCCCACCGGTGACCAGCCGACCGGCGGCGACCGCGGCTGGGGGCTGGCTGGCGATCCCGACCGGCTCTGGACGGTTGAAGAAATCGTGCGTGTCCGAGACGAGGCGGCCGCCGAAGGGCTCACTCTCGAGGCGATCGAGAACTTCGACCCGGCCCATTGGCACGACGTGCTTCTCGACGGCCCGCAACGCGATGCGCACATCGAGAACGTGAAGACCTTGATCCGCCGCGTGGGCGAGTCGGGCACGCCGATCTTCGGCTACAACTTCAGCATCGCCGGCGTGTGCGGACGGGTCACCGGTCCTTATGCGCGTGGCTCCGCAACCTCGGTCGGCATGGACGGCCCGTACGACAAGCCGATGCCGCTGGGCATGGCTTGGAACATGACCGTCGATCCGGCGGCGCCCCAGGGCGACGCCCCCGCCGCGACTCACGACGAACTCTGGGGCCGTTTCCAACGGTTCCTCGACGAGGTGATGCCGGTCGCCGAGGAATCGGGCGTGCGGTTGGCCCTGCACCCCGACGACCCGCCGATGGAGTTCATGCGCGGTCAACCGCGGCTGGTCCACCGACCGGAGCTCTACCAGAGGGTGATCGACATGCGGCCGAGCCCCTCGAATCAACTCGAGTTCTGTGTCGGCACGATCGCCGAAATGCCGGACAGCGACGTCTACGACGCAACCGAACGCTACGCCGCTCAAGGCAAGATCGGGTACGTCCACTTGCGGAACATTGCGGGCAAAGCGCCGCACTACCACGAGACCTTTGTGGACGACGGCGAGGTCGATGTGCCTAGGGTGCTAAGCCTTTTGCACCGCAATCATTTCCAAGGGGTCATCATCCCCGACCACGCTCCCCAGATGACCTGCGACGCGCCGTGGCACGCCGGCATGGCCTACGCGATGGGCTACCTGAGGGCGGCTATTGACGCGGTATTGGCCGAATCGGCCGAGCCGTCGTTGGCCTAG
- a CDS encoding GDSL-type esterase/lipase family protein, whose amino-acid sequence MISHSSRVFCLLVLATLGLLIDPATAADFEAWPRGDQNSKTAHRQLLEKLKQGKIDVYFQGDSITRRWGCTDPAYTDLKQNWRSHFHGWNAANFAWGGDTTHNILWRIENGEMEGIDPKVLVLQAGTNDIGWRQYNDEQAEQKAAEVVRGIQAILAASREKAPHATVLLTGVFPRGDNPAVNGMIATINERLAGLADGEGLRFININDRLTDDEGRLLEGVTVDGLHLSASGYDIWAAALKPHLTDLLGPPAEQDLSPPPTGDPSAAK is encoded by the coding sequence ATGATCTCTCACTCCAGCCGCGTATTTTGTTTGCTTGTCCTTGCGACGCTCGGTCTGTTAATCGACCCGGCGACGGCCGCCGACTTTGAGGCTTGGCCGCGCGGCGATCAGAACTCGAAGACCGCGCATCGGCAACTGCTCGAAAAGCTCAAGCAGGGAAAGATCGATGTCTACTTCCAGGGAGACTCGATCACGCGGCGGTGGGGGTGCACCGACCCGGCTTACACCGACCTGAAGCAGAATTGGCGGAGCCACTTCCATGGCTGGAACGCCGCCAACTTTGCGTGGGGGGGCGACACGACGCACAACATTCTCTGGAGAATCGAGAACGGCGAGATGGAAGGGATCGACCCGAAGGTCCTGGTCTTGCAAGCCGGGACGAACGACATCGGCTGGCGCCAGTACAACGACGAGCAGGCCGAGCAAAAAGCGGCCGAGGTGGTCCGTGGCATCCAAGCGATCTTGGCCGCAAGCCGGGAGAAGGCCCCTCACGCGACCGTGCTGCTTACCGGCGTCTTCCCGCGTGGCGACAACCCGGCGGTCAACGGCATGATCGCCACGATCAACGAGCGATTGGCCGGTCTGGCCGATGGCGAGGGCCTGCGGTTCATCAACATCAACGATCGCCTCACCGACGACGAGGGACGGCTCCTCGAAGGGGTTACCGTCGATGGGCTGCACCTTTCCGCCAGCGGCTACGACATCTGGGCCGCCGCGCTGAAGCCGCACCTGACCGATCTGCTCGGTCCCCCGGCAGAGCAAGACCTCTCGCCACCCCCCACGGGCGACCCGTCGGCGGCCAAGTGA
- a CDS encoding endo-1,4-beta-xylanase → MRSWTMRLGLAAVLLGGAISQTHGQTLDGDELAHRSGGYDAGAVRWTLDKNGYVGTYFTLDEAGPVTIKVDALGTTNDATLPMMGIAVADQLATFEVGTSLAEYGQSYELPAGTYFVRTELSNHSGPGSRTLSVDGLTIEGASSISNTSNRTVNEANALAMADSYIENFRQGSATAALPGAAPGSNVTVRMRRNEFNFGTYVTGFSADPWVGDLSPGETATDRARYQEFVPQYFNMLVPSNMGKWQPTENSEGSPQMGNVDAILDFAADHNMAFRQHNLAWGHQQPWWVNNLIDDALAGDPQAKADLRQAVIDRIAYYVGDGDNDQHDGDRARQYEELDVINELLREKTYYDIFGDQGVAEIYKLTKDAVDAAGADTLLMTNEYNLFNFAGNPLTGGSDHYANWYREHIETLNNQGFGQVVTGVGIQAQTNPAPDGSPTSGQNHNPSRMNQVLQNMSILGMPITLTEFSVPSEAFGVETTPERAAEVYTETLRMMFGTAQARSMLIWEEWPPNSTNQTTIVDENWDLTVVGEAFVALMEQWTTDEQLLTVGPDGMIEIAGFYGEYEVVIDGETFVIDHLKGVETHSLVTADFLPGDFNTDGVVDAADFTVWRDSLGQTGLIAYSGADSNGDGEVTLADYDYWVSNFGMSLSTPQTSAPEPGSVVLFAWSLFISAPRGQRRKWRPACVSARL, encoded by the coding sequence ATGAGATCATGGACGATGCGTCTTGGGTTGGCGGCGGTGCTGCTAGGGGGCGCCATATCGCAGACGCATGGCCAGACACTCGACGGCGATGAATTGGCCCACCGCTCGGGCGGGTACGACGCTGGAGCCGTGAGATGGACGCTCGACAAGAATGGCTACGTCGGCACGTACTTCACTCTCGACGAAGCCGGCCCCGTGACGATCAAGGTCGACGCCTTGGGAACCACTAACGACGCAACGCTTCCCATGATGGGGATCGCCGTCGCCGACCAACTCGCCACTTTCGAGGTGGGCACGTCGCTCGCCGAGTACGGCCAGTCCTACGAGCTCCCAGCGGGAACGTATTTTGTCCGCACCGAGCTGAGCAACCACTCGGGCCCCGGCAGCCGCACGCTTTCGGTCGACGGCCTGACGATCGAGGGCGCCTCGTCAATCAGCAACACCTCCAACCGCACAGTCAACGAGGCCAACGCGCTCGCGATGGCCGACAGCTACATCGAGAACTTCCGTCAGGGGTCGGCTACGGCTGCGTTGCCCGGCGCGGCGCCCGGTTCGAACGTGACGGTTCGGATGCGTCGCAACGAGTTCAACTTCGGCACGTACGTCACCGGCTTCAGCGCCGATCCGTGGGTAGGCGATCTGTCGCCCGGTGAGACCGCCACCGACCGTGCGCGGTACCAAGAATTCGTGCCCCAGTATTTCAACATGCTCGTCCCCTCGAACATGGGCAAATGGCAACCCACGGAGAACTCCGAGGGCTCGCCGCAGATGGGCAATGTCGACGCGATCCTCGATTTTGCTGCGGACCACAACATGGCGTTCCGCCAGCACAACCTGGCCTGGGGCCACCAGCAGCCGTGGTGGGTCAACAACCTGATCGACGACGCTCTCGCCGGCGACCCCCAGGCCAAGGCCGATCTCCGCCAAGCGGTGATCGACCGCATCGCCTACTACGTGGGCGACGGCGACAACGATCAGCACGACGGCGACCGAGCCCGCCAGTACGAAGAACTCGACGTGATCAACGAGCTCCTCCGTGAGAAGACCTACTACGACATCTTCGGGGACCAAGGGGTCGCGGAGATCTACAAGCTGACCAAGGACGCCGTCGACGCCGCCGGGGCCGACACGCTGCTCATGACCAACGAGTACAACCTCTTCAATTTCGCCGGCAACCCGCTCACTGGCGGCAGCGACCATTACGCCAACTGGTACCGCGAACACATCGAGACACTCAACAATCAAGGCTTCGGGCAAGTGGTGACCGGCGTCGGCATCCAAGCGCAAACGAACCCGGCGCCAGACGGCTCGCCGACTTCGGGGCAGAACCACAACCCGTCCCGCATGAACCAAGTGCTCCAGAACATGTCGATCCTGGGGATGCCGATCACGCTCACCGAGTTCTCGGTCCCGTCCGAGGCCTTCGGTGTCGAGACGACCCCGGAGCGGGCCGCCGAGGTGTACACCGAAACGCTCCGGATGATGTTCGGCACGGCCCAGGCCCGTTCGATGCTGATCTGGGAAGAGTGGCCGCCCAACAGCACCAACCAGACGACGATTGTCGACGAGAACTGGGACCTGACCGTCGTGGGCGAGGCTTTCGTCGCGTTGATGGAGCAATGGACCACCGACGAGCAGCTGCTCACCGTGGGACCCGATGGCATGATCGAGATCGCAGGCTTCTACGGCGAGTACGAGGTGGTGATCGATGGCGAGACGTTCGTGATCGACCACCTCAAAGGGGTCGAAACCCATTCCTTGGTCACCGCAGACTTCCTGCCAGGTGATTTCAACACCGATGGTGTGGTCGATGCGGCGGACTTCACCGTGTGGCGCGACTCGCTTGGCCAGACGGGCCTGATCGCGTACTCCGGCGCCGACAGCAATGGCGACGGCGAAGTCACCTTGGCGGATTACGACTACTGGGTTTCGAACTTCGGCATGAGTCTCAGCACACCCCAAACGTCTGCCCCGGAGCCGGGCTCGGTAGTTCTGTTTGCTTGGTCCCTCTTCATCTCGGCCCCGAGAGGCCAGCGGCGGAAGTGGCGCCCGGCGTGCGTATCGGCGAGACTCTAG